The proteins below come from a single Aegilops tauschii subsp. strangulata cultivar AL8/78 chromosome 6, Aet v6.0, whole genome shotgun sequence genomic window:
- the LOC141025964 gene encoding uncharacterized protein produces MKKLEACGRGWFDELQSMLWSIHTTETKPTGKTPFFLVYGAEVVLPHEVKHRSPWALAFDEVRQDASQRMDLVLGEEGHRQASLCTVRYQQALRWYHCCSIRSRTLEVGDLVLRRVLSSEGLHELSPMWEGPFGIARERKKQKQSCDYNRS; encoded by the exons ATGAAGAaactcgaggcctgcggcaggggttGGTTCGATGAGCTTCAGTCCATGTTGTGGTCCATCCACACCACCGAGACTAAGCCCACTGGcaagaccccattcttcctcgtctacggggCTGAGGTGgtcctccctcatgaggtcaaACATCGCTCCCCGTGGGCCTTGGCGTTTGATGAGGTGCGCCAGGATGCCTCACAGAGGATGGACCTCGTGCTCGGGGAggagggccaccgccaggcctcGCTTTGCACCGtgaggtaccagcaggcgctgcggtgGTATCACTGTTGTAGCATCCGCTCCAGGAccctcgaggtgggtgacctcgtccttaGACGGGTGCTCTCCAGCGAGGGGCTTCACGAGCtatcgcccatgtgggagggcccgttcggGATCGCCC GGGAAAGAAAGAAGCAAAAGCAGTCATGCGACTACAACCGCTCCTGA